CCGCGAACTGAGCGACTTCGACGTTGGCGATACCGGAGCACACCTCGCGCAGCAATTCGACGCGCCGGTCGAGCGAGAACATCGGAACTTTGTTCGGGTTGTCGACGACCGCGACGATCAGTCGCGGAAAACACCGCGCTGCGCGAACGATGATGTCGAGGTGACCGTTCGTCACCGGGTCGAAGCTGCCGGGATAGACCGCGGGCCGCCGGTTCTCGACGGACCCATTGCGATTACGCAACGCTGCTCTAGCTCCGCGGCGAACGCGGACGGCCGTCGTCGGCGGAACGTTCGCTCGCCTGCAGCTCGCGTTCTGTCCGGACGCCGGCGAAGGTGAGCGACGTGTCGCCGTACTTCGAGGTCTTGATGAGCTTCATCGAAGTCGGCAGCGCGAGCGTCTCCTTCGACCTGTGTTCGACGACCGCGATCCCATCGGGGGCCAGCAAGCCTCGCTGCATGAGCAGCGCGAGCTCGTCCGCCGCGCCGCGCTCGTACGGCGGATCGATGAGGATGACGTCGAACGTGCCGCGCAGCGTGCGAAGCGCGCGGGTCGCTTGCATCGGGAGGATGCGCCAGCGATCTTCGTCTTCGATGAGGTGCAGCGCGTTCCGGCGGATCGCAAAGGCCGCGGCGCCGTCGTTGTCGACGAAGACCACGCTCGCCGCGCCGCGCGAGATCGCCTCGAAGCCGAGCGCGCCCGAGCCGGCGAAAAGATCGAGCACGCGCGCGCCGTGGACGCGACGCCCGAGCACGGCGAACATCGCCTCGCGTACTTTCGCCGCAGTCGGACGCGTCTTGCGACCT
Above is a genomic segment from Candidatus Eremiobacteraceae bacterium containing:
- the rsmD gene encoding 16S rRNA (guanine(966)-N(2))-methyltransferase RsmD, translating into MRLSGGDRARQNVSAPKGRKTRPTAAKVREAMFAVLGRRVHGARVLDLFAGSGALGFEAISRGAASVVFVDNDGAAAFAIRRNALHLIEDEDRWRILPMQATRALRTLRGTFDVILIDPPYERGAADELALLMQRGLLAPDGIAVVEHRSKETLALPTSMKLIKTSKYGDTSLTFAGVRTERELQASERSADDGRPRSPRS